One window of Mus caroli chromosome 11, CAROLI_EIJ_v1.1, whole genome shotgun sequence genomic DNA carries:
- the LOC110305735 gene encoding C-C motif chemokine 9, with product MKPFHTVLSFLVLTTALGIWAQITHATEIKEVQRSLKAQQGLEIRSFHMGFQDASDCCLSYNSRIQCSRFIGYFPTSGGCTRPGIIFISRRGFRVCANPSDRRVQRCIERLEQNSQPRTYKQRV from the exons ATGAAGCCTTTTCATACTGTCCTCTCCTTCCTCGTTCTTACAACTGCTCTTGGAATCTGGGCCCAGATCACACATG CAACGGAGATAAAAGAAGTCCAGAGAAGTCTGAAGGCACAGCAAGGGCTTGAAATTCGAAGTTTTCACATGG GCTTTCAAGACGCTTCAGACTGCTGCCTGTCCTATAACTCACGGATCCAGTGTTCAAGATTTATAGGTTATTTTCCCACCAGTGGTGGGTGCACCAGGCCGGGCATCAT ctTTATCAGCAGGAGGGGGTTCCGGGTCTGTGCCAACCCCAGTGATCGGAGAGTTCAGAGATGCATTGAAAGATTGGAGCAAAACTCACAACCACGGACCTACAAACAAAGGGTGTGA